A region from the Nematostella vectensis chromosome 13, jaNemVect1.1, whole genome shotgun sequence genome encodes:
- the LOC5506296 gene encoding uncharacterized protein LOC5506296 — protein sequence MKFLVFAIVCFSVALATDDDFCTERNAGYYADPDDCSKYYQCDDFHKTHHRTCSEQLKWSAVKNICDHAADVDCDRKPLEPLNPTNLLLHPPLPYTRCDLHCQTRNPDGSCTVAPNWRIENSMCVDTTYCLSLPNGHYHDPRNCSRFYQCDAFHKAFLHSCPSGLKWSVTKTTCDWPRYVDCDIGGAYKPPFRCNLRDPIPKKIGCLKGWEDGHRLIWNELLFTDRDPSSNVFSGILIDWANWQDYINSLACRCARAAYKKGYTYFGLQFYGECWSGPYSGRLGPFTTPDNCVQNYFQECEQDNTEFACVGKPWFNYVYRALPPYMMKHYFGRHAYLPDIVKGAQFFPNRSRAGRAYRYTSIRIKSSDMKSLVLLIACFSVARATEDDYCKERDAGCYVDLKDCSKYYQCDDFHKTHHRTCSEQLKWSAVKNICDHAADVDCDRKPLKPHVPLLAPAPYPGCDLHCQEKGLDGSCTVMPNWRIEKGMCVDNNYCLLLPNGHYHDPRNCSRFYQCDAFHKAFLHSCPSGLKWSVTKTTCDWPRYVDCDIGGAYKPPFRCNLRDPIPKKIGCLKGWENGHRLIWNELLFTDRDPSSNVFSGILIDWANWQDYINSLACRCARAAYKKGYTYFGLQFYGECWSGPYSGRLGPFTTPDNCVQNYFQECEQDNTEFACVGKAWFNYVYRALPPYMMK from the exons ATGAAATTTCTTGTCTTTGCTATTGTGTGCTTCAGCGTGGCGCTAGCTACCGATG ACGATTTCTGCACGGAAAGAAACGCTGGCTACTATGCGGATCCAGACGATTGTTCCAAGTACTACCAGTGCGACGACTTTCACAAAACTCACCACAGGACATGCTCAGAACAGCTTAAGTGGAGTGCAGTGAAAAACATATGCGATCATGCGGCTGATGTAGACTGCGATCGCAAACCTCTTGAGCCGC TTAATCCCACAAACCTTTTACTGCACCCTCCTCTTCCGTACACGAGATGCGATCTCCACTGTCAAACAAGGAATCCAGATGGTTCGTGCACGGTCGCGCCCAATTGGAGGATCGAGAACAGTATGTGTGTGGACA CCACCTATTGTCTGTCACTTCCTAACGGCCACTACCACGACCCCAGGAACTGCTCGCGCTTCTACCAGTGTGATGCGTTCCACAAGGCTTTTCTGCACAGCTGCCCTTCTGGGCTGAAATGGAGCGTCACGAAAACCACGTGTGACTGGCCACGATACGTCGACTGTGACATAGGAGGAG CCTATAAGCCACCTTTCCGATGCAACCTCAGAGATCCTATACCCAAGAAGATTGGCTGTTTAAAGGGGTGGGAAGATGGACATCGCTTGATTTGGAATGAGCTTCTTTTCACTGACCGAGACCCTTCAAGCAACGTGTTCTCAGGGATTCTCATCGACTGGGCAAACTGGCAGGACTATATCAACAG TCTTGCATGTCGGTGCGCCCGGGCGGCCTACAAGAAGGGCTACACCTATTTCGGCCTGCAGTTCTACGGCGAGTGCTGGAGTGGCCCATACTCTGGTCGCCTCGGTCCATTCACAACCCCAGACAACTGCGTGCAGAACTACTTCCAGGAGTGTGAGCAGGATAACACTGAGTTCGCATGTGTTGGGAAGCCCTGGTTTAATTACGTCTACAGGGCCTTACCACCTTACATGATGAAG CACTATTTTGGGAGACACGCCTATCTACCAGACATCGTAAAAGGTGCCCAATTTTTTCCCAATCGCAGTAGAGCTGGAAGGGCTTACAGATACACAAGCATACGAATCAAG AGTTCCGACATGAAGTCTCTTGTCCTTCTTATCGCGTGCTTTTCTGTGGCGCGAGCCACTGAAG ATGATTATTGCAAGGAAAGAGACGCCGGCTGCTATGTGGACCTAAAGGATTGTTCCAAGTACTACCAGTGCGACGACTTTCACAAAACTCACCACAGGACATGCTCAGAACAGCTTAAGTGGAGTGCAGTGAAAAACATATGCGATCATGCGGCTGATGTAGACTGCGATCGCAAACCTCTTAAGCCGC ATGTTCCCCTTCTCGCCCCTGCTCCCTACCCAGGATGTGATCTCCATTGTCAGGAAAAGGGTCTCGATGGCTCTTGCACGGTTATGCCTAACTGGAGGATCGAGAAGGGCATGTGCGTTGACA ACAACTATTGTCTCTTACTTCCCAACGGCCACTACCACGACCCCAGGAACTGCTCGCGCTTCTACCAGTGTGATGCGTTCCACAAGGCTTTTCTGCACAGCTGCCCTTCTGGGCTGAAATGGAGCGTCACGAAAACCACGTGTGACTGGCCACGATACGTCGACTGTGACATAGGAGGAG CCTATAAGCCACCTTTCCGATGCAACCTCAGAGATCCTATACCCAAGAAGATTGGCTGTTTAAAGGGGTGGGAAAATGGACATCGCTTGATTTGGAACGAGCTTCTTTTCACTGACCGAGACCCTTCAAGCAACGTGTTCTCAGGGATTCTCATCGACTGGGCAAACTGGCAGGACTATATCAACAG TCTTGCATGTCGGTGCGCCCGGGCGGCCTACAAGAAGGGCTACACGTATTTCGGCCTGCAGTTCTACGGCGAGTGCTGGAGTGGCCCATACTCTGGTCGCCTCGGTCCATTCACAACCCCAGACAACTGCGTGCAGAACTACTTCCAGGAGTGTGAGCAGGATAACACTGAGTTCGCATGTGTTGGGAAGGCCTGGTTCAACTACGTCTACAGGGCCTTACCGCCTTACATGATGAAGTGA
- the LOC125559014 gene encoding uncharacterized protein K02A2.6-like: MATYGKIDEFDRDSDSWEQYIERLNFYFEANGVTTSDDDLKIRRAILLSSVGKQTYKLMSDLLAPAKPGEKSYADLCTLVKSHFNPKPSESVQRHKFNNRFRLSGENVSDFVAALRNMAEYCNFGGSLENMLRDRLVSGINNERIQRRLLSEENLTFKKAYDIASSMETTAQHMADLQSAPPTLSSTSASVKKVSSSPLPRFKSENKECYRCGKNHHPSKCHFKEATCHYCKKKGHIVAKCLKKAKKSSETTKPNSNHHPKQGKPAIHVLDTDKEIEDEDIYPLFAVSQGNRQNPYVVDVELNGLKVQMELDTGASLSVIGEDIFDQLKNIEGSSLNLQDTKLTLKTYTRETIPVLGKLVVEVKYKDFFEHLPVIVVQGKVPSLFGRDWLQHVKLSWPEIFLVQVVSPDVSDLLKKHENLFKEGLGTIQGVKAKIYVDPQAKPKYFKPRTLEYARRQKVERELDRLLEEGTIRPVQFSEWATPIVPIVKSDESIRICGDFKVTLNQVSKLDNYPIPKTEDLLAQLGGGVQFTKLDLSQAYQQLELDEESKKYTTITTHKGLFEYNRLCYGIASAPGIFQRTMENLLQGIPNVVVRIDDILIAGKTSADHLKSLTEVLSRLDKAGVRLKRSKCIFQAPEVTYLGHRIDKDGIHPLDEKIKAIQESPRPSNLKELQAFLGMLNYYACYIPNITTILSPLHQLLVKDTPWNWSEAQEKSWNQAKSTLHSSQLLVHYSLERELTLACDASPYGLGCVISHVMDDGTERPISYASRTLSPAEKNYSQLDKEAAAIMFGVRKFHSYLYGRSFTIYTDHKPLLGLLQSTKQLPTSASPRILRWAVFLSGYSYTLVYREGQKNGNADGLSRLPLPNETRDVPVPGDIMFVMNHLEVNTPVKVKDIERWTSKDPILSAVRHQVMSGWPNSNDRIEFKPYSYRKHQLSCQDGCLLWGSRVVIPPQGRVKLLQELHDGHPGMVRMKMLARSYFWWPGLDADIEQKVKDCTSCQSNAKAPSTAPLHPWEWPSRPWSRIHIDYAGPFEGHMFLVIGDAYSKWIEVFKTNSSTAAVTIQKLRECFSVHGLPDIIVSDNATAFIGEEFALFMSENGIKHITSAPKHPASNGFAERYVRTFKETMKKMGGEKENLDTKLSRFLLSYRTTPHATTGKTPGELLMNRKLKTRLDLVNPLSQDTIRTRVEDKQLAQKKQHDNLVPLREFQVNDPVFVKNFSYGPKWLCGTIIQQSGPVISSDPHDYLFNSWFNSTNISQNLNYN; the protein is encoded by the coding sequence ATGGCAACCTACGGCAAAATAGACGAATTCGACAGAGATTCTGATTCATGGGAACAGTATATCGAGCGTCTAAACTTCTATTTTGAAGCAAATGGAGTAACTACGTCTGACGATGACTTGAAAATACGCCGTGCAATCCTCCTCAGTTCGGTAGGGAAACAAACCTACAAATTAATGTCTGATCTGCTGGCCCCAGCGAAACCTGGAGAGAAATCTTATGCTGACTTGTGCACCTTGGTAAAGAGCCATTTCAACCCAAAACCGAGTGAAAGCGTGCAACGGCACAAGTTCAATAACCGTTTCAGATTGAGCGGGGAGAACGTGTCTGACTTTGTAGCGGCTCTACGAAACATGGCAGAATACTGCAATTTTGGTGGCAGTTTGGAAAATATGCTGCGTGATCGTCTGGTGTCTGGAATTAACAATGAAAGAATCCAAAGGCGTTTGCTATCTGAAGAGAACTTAACTTTCAAAAAAGCTTACGACATTGCTTCGTCTATGGAAACGACCGCACAGCACATGGCCGATCTTCAATCTGCTCCTCCTACGTTAAGTTCAACGTCTGCATCTGTAAAAAAGGTCAGTTCTTCGCCCTTACCGCGTtttaaaagcgaaaataaagagtGTTATCGTTGTGGAAAAAATCACCACCCGTCAAAATGTCATTTCAAGGAGGCCACGTGCCATTATTGTAAAAAGAAAGGACATATTGTTGCCAAATGtctcaaaaaagcaaaaaagtcgTCCGAGACAAccaagccaaattcaaaccaccATCCAAAACAAGGGAAACCAGCAATTCATGTCCTGGATActgataaagaaatagaagatGAAGATATATATCCATTGTTTGCTGTCAGTCAAGGCAACCGCCAAAATCCGTATGTAGTAGATGTTGAATTAAATGGTCTTAAAGTTCAAATGGAACTGGACACTGGTGCATCACTTTCAGTAATCGGAGAGGACATTTTTGATCAATTGAAGAACATTGAGGGTTCATCTCTCAATCTGCAAGATACCAAGCTAACCTTGAAAACATACACCAGGGAGACAATTCCAGTTTTAGGAAAGCTTGTAGTGGAAGTCAAGTACAAGGACTTCTTTGAACACTTGCCAGTTATAGTTGTACAAGGCAAGGTGCCCAGTCTCTTTGGACGAGATTGGTTACAACATGTTAAGTTGTCATGGCCAGAGATTTTCCTAGTTCAAGTTGTATCCCCTGATGTGTCTGACCTGCTAAAGAAACATGAAAATTTATTCAAGGAAGGACTAGGGACAATTCAAGGAGTGAAAGCAAAGATATACGTTGATCCTCAAGCCAAACCCAAGTACTTCAAACCTCGCACGTTAGAATATGCACGACGTCAGAAGGTAGAGAGAGAATTGGACCGTTTGTTAGAAGAAGGAACAATTCGTCCAGTTCAATTTTCGGAATGGGCAACACCCATTGTGCCCATTGTCAAATCTGATGAGTCTATACGCATTTGTGGAGACTTCAAAGTTACTTTGAACCAAGTTAGCAAACTTGACAATTACCCAATTCCTAAAACAGAGGATCTGCTAGCTCAACTTGGAGGTGGAGTGCAGTTTACAAAACTAGATCTGAGTCAAGCTTATCAACAACTTGAGTTAGATGAAGAATCAAAGAAgtacaccactatcaccactcATAAAGGCCTATTTGAGtacaatagactgtgctaCGGCATTGCCTCAGCCCCTGGGATTTTCCAACGCACAATGGAAAATTTACTGCAGGGTATTCCGAATGTTGTAGTACGAATAGATGATATTCTCATTGCCGGGAAGACATCAGCAGATCATCTCAAAAGTCTAACAGAAGTCCTGTCACGTCTGGACAAAGCTGGCGTCCGTCTTAAACGTTCGAAGTGCATTTTTCAAGCACCTGAAGTCACTTACCTGGGACACCGCATCGACAAAGATGGTATCCACCCCCTTGACGAGAAAATCAAAGCAATTCAAGAGTCACCGAGACCTTCTAATCTGAAAGAACTGCAAGCCTTTTTAGGCATGCTTAACTATTACGCTTGTTACATACCTAACATCACTACAATACTATCTCCTTTACATCAGCTGTTAGTCAAAGACACACCTTGGAACTGGAGTGAAGCACAGGAAAAATCTTGGAACCAAGCCAAGTCCACACTTCACTCTTCACAACTTCTAGTGCATTACAGCTTGGAAAGAGAGTTAACCCTTGCTTGTGACGCATCACCATATGGTCTTGGTTGTGTTATTTCACATGTGATGGATGATGGGACTGAACGTCCTATTTCATATGCCTCACGTACTCTGTCCCCAGCCGAAAAGAACTATTCACAGCTCGACAAAGAGGCAGCAGCCATCATGTTCGGGGTGAGGAAGTTCCACTCATACTTATATGGACGGAGTTTTACCATCTACACTGATCACAAACCCCTGCTGGGTCTGCTACAGTCAACTAAACAATTACCGACCTCAGCCTCACCACGCATATTGAGGTGGGCGGTATTCCTGTCAGGCTACTCATACACTTTAGTATATCGAGAAGGCCAGAAAAATGGTAATGCCGATGGCCTGAGCCGGCTGCCATTGCCAAATGAAACCAGAGATGTTCCAGTGCCTGGCGACATTATGTTTGTAATGAATCATCTTGAAGTCAACACACCCGTTAAAGTCAAGGACATTGAGCGTTGGACCTCAAAAGATCCTATTCTTAGTGCAGTACGACACCAAGTAATGTCCGGTTGGCCCAATTCAAATGATCGCATTGAGTTCAAGCCCTACTCTTATAGAAAGCACCAACTCAGCTGTCAGGATGGCTGTCTACTCTGGGGCTCTCGCGTAGTCATTCCTCCTCAAGGAAGAGTCAAGCTTCTCCAGGAACTACATGATGGACATCCTGGAATGGTTCGCATGAAAATGTTAGCCCGAAGCTATTTCTGGTGGCCTGGCCTGGACGCGGATATTGAGCAAAAGGTGAAAGATTGCACAAGCTGCCAAAGTAATGCTAAGGCACCTTCTACTGCACCCCTACATCCGTGGGAGTGGCCGTCTAGACCTTGGTCTCGCATACATATTGACTATGCAGGACCTTTCGAAGGACACATGTTCCTGGTGATCGGTGATGCCTATAGTAAGTGGATCGAGGTATTCAAGACAAACTCCAGTACTGCTGCAGTAACCATCCAGAAGTTAAGAGAATGCTTCTCAGTACATGGACTGCCTGATATCATTGTATCTGATAATGCAACTGCCTTCATAGGTGAAGAATTTGCCCTTTTTATGTCTGAGAATGGCATAAAACACATCACTTCAGCACCTAAACACCCAGCATCCAATGGATTTGCTGAAAGATATGTTCGCACTTTCAAGGAAACAATGAAGAAGATGGGAGGggaaaaggaaaacttagACACGAAGTTAAGCAGATTTCTACTAAGCTATCGTACCACACCTCATGCAACCACTGGTAAAACACCTGGTGAGCTATTAATGAACCGGAAGCTGAAGACGCGCTTGGACCTGGTAAACCCCCTTAGTCAGGACACAATTCGCACTCGTGTAGAAGATAAACAGCTCGCACAGAAGAAACAACACGACAATCTAGTGCCACTCAGAGAATTTCAAGTGAATGACCCAGTATTTGTCAAGAATTTTTCATATGGTCCAAAGTGGTTATGTGGGACAATTATTCAACAGTCAGGACC
- the LOC5506295 gene encoding uncharacterized protein LOC5506295, with the protein MKSLVLLIACFSVARATEDDFCKERDAGCYVDLKDCSKYYQCDDFHKTHHRTCSDQLKWSAVKNICDHAADVDCDRKPLKPHVRLLAPAPYPGCDLHCQEKGLDGSCTVMPNWRIEKGMCVDNNYCLLLPNGHYHDPRNCSRFYQCDAFHKAFLHSCPSGLKWSVTKTTCDWPRYVDCNRGGEPYKPPFGCGLRDPRPVKFDCIQGFLNGARLYWNKLLFTDRDPSSNVYSGIAINWGNWKAYVNGLACRCAKAAYTKGYKYFGLQFYGECWSGPYYGAISASHVTNPDNCLQEYFQKCKKLDTTHACVGKAWNNYVYRVLPPKMMK; encoded by the exons ATGAAGTCTCTTGTACTTCTTATCGCGTGCTTTTCTGTGGCGCGAGCCACTGAAG ATGATTTCTGCAAGGAAAGAGACGCCGGCTGCTATGTGGACCTAAAGGATTGTTCCAAGTACTACCAGTGCGACGACTTTCACAAAACTCACCACAGGACATGTTCAGACCAGCTTAAGTGGAGTGCAGTGAAAAACATATGTGATCATGCGGCTGATGTAGACTGCGATCGGAAACCTCTTAAGCCGC ATGTTCGCCTTCTCGCCCCTGCTCCCTACCCAGGATGTGATCTCCATTGTCAGGAAAAGGGTCTCGATGGCTCTTGCACGGTTATGCCTAACTGGAGGATCGAGAAGGGCATGTGCGTTGACA aCAACTATTGTCTCTTACTTCCCAACGGCCACTACCACGACCCCAGGAACTGCTCGCGCTTCTACCAGTGTGATGCGTTCCACAAGGCTTTTCTGCACAGCTGCCCTTCTGGGCTGAAATGGAGCGTCACGAAAACCACGTGTGACTGGCCACGATACGTAGACTGTAACAGAGGAGGAG AGCCCTACAAGCCGCCTTTCGGGTGCGGGCTGAGGGACCCTAGACCCGTGAAGTTTGACTGCATTCAGGGCTTCTTGAACGGGGCTCGATTGTACTGGAATAAACTTCTTTTTACTGACCGAGATCCGTCAAGCAACGTTTACTCTGGAATAGCGATCAACTGGGGCAACTGGAAGGCTTATGTGAATGG tcttGCATGTCGGTGTGCTAAGGCAGCCTACACGAAGGGCTACAAGTATTTCGGTCTGCAGTTCTACGGCGAGTGCTGGAGTGGTCCATACTATGGTGCTATCAGCGCAAGCCACGTCACAAATCCGGACAACTGCTTGCAGGAATACTTCCAAAAATGCAAGAAACTCGACACGACGCACGCATGTGTTGGGAAAGCTTGGAACAACTACGTCTACAGAGTCTTACCGCCTAAGATGATGAAGTAA